Proteins from one Streptomyces sp. NBC_00289 genomic window:
- a CDS encoding anthrone oxygenase family protein: MKNTAIVTIVRLVNLLFGGVFAGLLVTALVIESTLRSSEATVYTQVRLVELVHLDDLATATLVPTLISTVALVVFAAKRRGRVFWLTLTALLLLVVVFGTSLIVNVPINSDQLTWNVHAPPADWADVRDRWQIAHAVRTMAALLAFGGLSVAATAVSSAGARQR; this comes from the coding sequence ATGAAGAACACCGCGATCGTCACCATCGTGCGCTTGGTGAATCTGCTCTTCGGAGGTGTCTTCGCCGGGCTCCTCGTCACGGCCCTCGTCATCGAGTCGACGCTGAGGAGCTCCGAGGCCACGGTCTACACCCAGGTCCGGCTGGTCGAACTCGTCCACCTGGACGACCTCGCCACCGCCACCCTCGTCCCGACGCTGATCAGCACGGTGGCCCTCGTCGTCTTCGCGGCCAAGCGGAGGGGCCGAGTCTTTTGGCTGACGCTGACCGCGCTCCTCTTGCTGGTGGTCGTCTTCGGCACGTCCCTCATCGTCAACGTCCCCATCAACTCCGACCAGCTCACGTGGAACGTGCACGCGCCTCCCGCGGACTGGGCGGACGTGCGTGATCGCTGGCAGATCGCCCATGCCGTGCGGACCATGGCAGCACTGCTCGCGTTCGGAGGACTGAGTGTGGCTGCGACAGCCGTATCATCCGCCGGCGCCCGGCAGCGGTAG